CGCCAAGGCCGCAAAAGTGGACCTTGTAACCGACTGCCTCCAGGCCAAGGCGCGGCCAGCCGTCGTACGGTTCGGACTGGGAGTCACCAATTAGCAGTGCTGTGTGCCCGATGTCCGGCACTACCACCTCGTCCCGGCCGTTTTCCAGGTTGCGCACGTAGGAGCCGGCCGGAAGTGTGGCCGGGTCGGCACCGCCCGCCTCGGACTGCCCGGGTTCCTGCTCCGCAGCCTGGGCAGGGGAGGCAGCAGGGCGTTCTGGGGACTGACCGCAGCCGCTCAGGAGGACGCCGACGGCGATTCCACATGCAACAAAGCGCGTCAGAGCCGAGGCTTTTCGCATCAGTGGTTCTCCGGGCTTGCTTGGGTTATCACAGCCATGATGAGCTATCAAGTCAAGAAAATCCAGTGATCCTTCTCACGGTGTCAACGCGGCCGTCCGGACGCCCTGGTCATGGGGTTCCTGGCTGGTCAATGAATTTTAGGCCAATAAATGGCTCAGCGGCTAGAATAGGGGAGGTGCCCTGTGCAAAGGGACTAATCCGTCGTGCGTTCCAGTTGGAAATGTCGCGATACAACAGCTGACTTCACCACTGAATCGAGCCATTACGCATGTCTGAAACCACCACCAACACCGCGGTAGCCACTGCATCGCGCAGTGACCTGCGCAACGTCGCGATCGTGGCCCACGTTGACCACGGCAAGACCACCCTGGTCGACGCCATGCTCAAGCAGACCAACTCCTTTGCCGAGCACAACCACCTTGAGGACCGGGTGATGGACTCGGGTGATCTGGAGCGCGAAAAGGGCATCACCATCCTGGCCAAGAACACCACCGTGGCCTACAACGGACCGTCCTCCAAGGGCGAGACGATCACCATCAACGTCATCGACACCCCCGGCCACGCCGACTTCGGTGGCGAGGTGGAGCGCGGTCTGTCCATGGTGGACGGCGTTGTGCTGCTGGTTGATGCTTCCGAAGGCCCGCTGCCCCAGACGCGCTTCGTGCTGCGCAAGGCCCTGGCCGCGCACCTGCCCGTCATCCTGCTGGTCAACAAGACCGACCGCCCCGACGCCCGCATCGAGGAAGTCGTCCACGAGTCGATGGACCTCCTCCTGGGCCTCGCCTCGGACCTCGCGGACGAGGTCCCGGACCTGGACCTGGACAAGATCCTCAACGTCCCGGTTGTTTACGCAGCCGCCAAGGTTGGCCGCGCCTCCCTCGAGCAGCCGGCCGACGGAACCGCGCCGGAGAACGAGGACCTGGAGCCACTGTTCCAGACCATCATCGAGCACATCCCCGCTCCCACGTACAACCCGAACGGTGTCCTCCAGGCCCACGTCACCAACCTGGACGCCTCCCCGTTCCTGGGCCGCCTCGCGCTGCTGCGCATCTACAACGGCACCTTGCGCAAGGGCCAGACGGTCGCTTGGGCACGTGCGAACGGTGAACTCAAGAACGTCAAGATCACAGAACTCCTGGCCACCAAGGCACTGGACCGCGTTCCGGCCGAGTCTGCCGGCCCGGGCGAGATTGTCGCCGTCGCCGGCATCGAGGAAATCACCATTGGTGAGACCCTGACCGACGCCGACAACCCGCAGCCGCTGCCGCTTATCACCGTGGACGATCCTGCGATCTCCATGACCATCGGTATCAACACCTCGCCGCTGGCCGGCAAGGTCAAGGGCGCCAAGGTCACGGCCCGCCAGGTGAAAGACCGCCTGGACAAGGAACTGATCGGTAACGTCTCCATCAAGGTCCTGCCCACCGAGCGTCCCGACGCCTGGGAAGTACAGGGCCGTGGCGAGCTGGCGCTGGCCATCCTTGTTGAGCAGATGCGCCGTGAAGGCTTCGAGCTGACCGTGGGCAAGCCGCAGGTTGTTACCAGGACCATTGACGGCAAGATCCACGAGCCGATGGAGCACATGACCATCGACGTGCCGGAAGAGTACCTCGGCGCTGTCACGCAGCTGATGGCCGCCCGCAAGGGCCGCATGACGAACATGGCAAACCACGGTACCGGCTGGTGCCGCATGGAGTTCATCGTTCCGGCCCGTGGCCTGATCGGTTTCCGCACGAAGTTCCTGACCGACACCCGCGGCGCCGGCATCGCAGCCTCCATCTCCGAAGGCTACGAGCCTTGGGCCGGTCCGATCGAGTACCGCACCAACGGTTCCATGATCGCTGACCGCGCCGGTGTTGTGACGCCGTTCGCCATGATCAACCTGCAGGAGCGCGGTTCCTTCTTCGTGAAGCCCACCTCCGAGGTTTACGAGGGCATGATCGTCGGCGAGAACTCCCGCGCTGATGACATGGACGTCAACATCACCAAGGAAAAGAAGCTCACCAA
Above is a window of Arthrobacter pascens DNA encoding:
- the typA gene encoding translational GTPase TypA; amino-acid sequence: MSETTTNTAVATASRSDLRNVAIVAHVDHGKTTLVDAMLKQTNSFAEHNHLEDRVMDSGDLEREKGITILAKNTTVAYNGPSSKGETITINVIDTPGHADFGGEVERGLSMVDGVVLLVDASEGPLPQTRFVLRKALAAHLPVILLVNKTDRPDARIEEVVHESMDLLLGLASDLADEVPDLDLDKILNVPVVYAAAKVGRASLEQPADGTAPENEDLEPLFQTIIEHIPAPTYNPNGVLQAHVTNLDASPFLGRLALLRIYNGTLRKGQTVAWARANGELKNVKITELLATKALDRVPAESAGPGEIVAVAGIEEITIGETLTDADNPQPLPLITVDDPAISMTIGINTSPLAGKVKGAKVTARQVKDRLDKELIGNVSIKVLPTERPDAWEVQGRGELALAILVEQMRREGFELTVGKPQVVTRTIDGKIHEPMEHMTIDVPEEYLGAVTQLMAARKGRMTNMANHGTGWCRMEFIVPARGLIGFRTKFLTDTRGAGIAASISEGYEPWAGPIEYRTNGSMIADRAGVVTPFAMINLQERGSFFVKPTSEVYEGMIVGENSRADDMDVNITKEKKLTNMRAASSDTFENLTPPRDLTLEESLEFAREDECVEVTPESIRIRKLILDTNERAKANRARAKV